The Nitratidesulfovibrio sp. SRB-5 genome includes a window with the following:
- a CDS encoding XrtA/PEP-CTERM system-associated ATPase, with protein MYAEFFRFRVKPFDLLPNPDFLFPSRAYRKASAYLEYGVRERAGFILITGEVGAGKTTLIRDLLKRNLGDVLISKVFNTSVDAEQLVAMINDDFGLETEGRDKVTMLRELNEFLINQYAERRRPVLIIDEAQNLAPEVLEEVRMLSNLETDNAKLLQIILVGQPELRERIRSPQLLQLRQRILVQCHLEPLTVQETAEYIACRMERAGNKDALQFEDGVLDEIHRETKGIPRLVNILCGYALLDAYAADRRSVSLVQMQDLLRSMDFARQFWPEPPTVEPATEEVRMQPLPNAPQTAEPRSPVTAQGVASLLLGLSRRVGELEEMQSRMGENAYLDMLDRQKSMERMLSQLSERVDRLGFAQAQRLVQVRQEQPQVSGEDIRPRHGRLWRWFVGG; from the coding sequence GTGTACGCCGAATTCTTCCGCTTCAGGGTCAAGCCGTTCGACCTGCTGCCCAACCCCGACTTTCTCTTTCCGAGTCGGGCGTATCGCAAGGCGTCCGCCTACCTGGAATACGGGGTGCGCGAACGGGCAGGCTTCATCCTGATCACGGGCGAGGTGGGCGCGGGCAAAACCACGCTTATCCGGGACCTGCTGAAGCGCAACCTCGGCGACGTGCTCATCTCGAAGGTGTTCAACACCAGCGTGGATGCCGAGCAGCTGGTGGCAATGATCAACGATGACTTCGGACTGGAGACGGAGGGCAGGGACAAGGTCACGATGCTGCGCGAGCTCAACGAGTTCCTCATCAACCAGTATGCCGAACGCCGCCGCCCGGTGCTCATCATCGACGAGGCCCAGAACCTTGCCCCGGAGGTGCTCGAAGAAGTCCGCATGCTTTCCAACCTTGAAACGGACAACGCCAAGCTGCTCCAGATCATTCTGGTGGGTCAGCCGGAACTGCGGGAGCGCATCCGGTCACCGCAACTGCTTCAACTGCGCCAGCGCATACTGGTGCAATGCCACCTGGAACCTCTGACGGTTCAGGAAACTGCGGAATACATCGCATGCAGGATGGAGCGTGCAGGCAACAAGGATGCATTGCAGTTCGAGGATGGGGTGCTGGATGAAATACACAGGGAAACGAAAGGTATTCCTCGTTTGGTGAACATCCTGTGCGGCTACGCGTTGCTGGATGCGTACGCTGCGGACAGGAGAAGCGTGTCCCTGGTGCAGATGCAGGATCTTTTGCGGTCGATGGACTTCGCACGGCAATTCTGGCCCGAGCCCCCGACCGTGGAGCCCGCTACGGAGGAAGTGCGGATGCAGCCGCTCCCGAACGCACCGCAGACCGCCGAGCCCCGTTCGCCCGTTACGGCGCAGGGGGTGGCCTCGCTGCTGCTCGGGTTGTCACGCAGGGTGGGCGAACTGGAGGAAATGCAGTCGCGCATGGGCGAGAACGCCTATCTCGACATGCTGGACCGGCAGAAGTCGATGGAGCGAATGCTGTCGCAGCTTTCGGAACGGGTGGACCGGCTGGGCTTCGCGCAGGCGCAGCGGCTGGTACAGGTGCGGCAGGAACAGCCGCAGGTGTCGGGCGAGGATATCCGTCCCCGGCATGGCAGACTGTGGCGGTGGTTTGTCGGCGGCTAG
- a CDS encoding TIGR03013 family XrtA/PEP-CTERM system glycosyltransferase, with protein MSRLPIIHLLRDSAWVALALLLAVLSSAPHGVAAPPLRDLLALAVVLLLCAATVEALEAKGEDVHPGVGGTVLAVLAAAVVLVPLHFGTGILLQHEGVALWALLWFALLRGGCVLASSYWRVFPALVRSVLVLGNAEGIRRMTALVADSDGRYRVKAAVQCPDPGAEVARRDADWLADLARREGVRIIVISLSERRGTFPLDAVLRCRLRGVRVLDAPTFYELVTRKLNIEGITPGWFIFAPGFGGARWEECARRHADIVLALLALCLVAPFLPFVALAVSLDSPGPILFRQVRVGRGGKPFVLYKFRTMGDGAERDTGPVWARVNDSRVTRLGGFLRRCRIDELPQLFNVLRGDMGFIGPRPERPEFVSELVREVPFYDQRHAVKPGLTGWAQVCFPYGASKSDALEKLRYDLYYIKNRTLMLDMEILARTFSVVLLGAGAR; from the coding sequence ATGAGCCGCCTGCCCATCATACACCTGTTGCGTGATTCCGCCTGGGTGGCGCTGGCGCTGCTTTTGGCCGTGCTGTCGTCGGCTCCGCACGGCGTGGCGGCGCCGCCGTTGCGCGACCTGCTGGCGCTGGCTGTCGTCCTGCTGCTGTGTGCGGCCACGGTGGAAGCGCTGGAGGCCAAAGGAGAAGATGTCCACCCGGGGGTGGGCGGAACCGTCCTTGCCGTGCTTGCGGCAGCGGTGGTGCTGGTGCCGCTGCATTTCGGCACCGGCATACTGCTGCAACACGAAGGCGTGGCTCTGTGGGCGCTCCTCTGGTTTGCCCTGCTGCGCGGTGGGTGCGTTCTCGCATCCTCGTACTGGCGCGTATTTCCCGCGCTGGTGCGGAGCGTTCTCGTGCTTGGCAATGCCGAGGGCATCCGCAGGATGACGGCTCTCGTGGCAGATTCCGACGGGCGGTACCGGGTGAAAGCCGCCGTCCAGTGCCCTGATCCGGGGGCGGAGGTGGCGCGGCGCGATGCGGACTGGCTGGCGGACCTCGCCCGCCGGGAGGGCGTGCGCATCATCGTGATCAGCCTGTCGGAACGGCGTGGCACGTTCCCGCTCGATGCCGTGCTGCGGTGCCGGTTGCGCGGGGTGCGGGTGCTTGATGCGCCCACCTTCTACGAGCTTGTCACGCGCAAGCTGAACATCGAGGGCATCACCCCCGGCTGGTTCATCTTCGCGCCGGGCTTCGGTGGGGCGCGTTGGGAAGAATGCGCCAGGCGGCATGCGGATATCGTGCTGGCGCTCCTGGCGCTTTGCCTGGTGGCTCCGTTCCTGCCTTTCGTGGCGCTTGCCGTCTCCCTTGATTCACCCGGGCCCATACTGTTCCGGCAGGTTCGGGTGGGGCGGGGAGGCAAGCCGTTCGTGCTCTACAAGTTCAGAACCATGGGCGATGGCGCGGAAAGGGACACCGGGCCGGTATGGGCGCGCGTCAACGACAGCCGGGTGACCCGCCTTGGCGGTTTTCTGCGCCGCTGTCGCATTGATGAACTGCCGCAGCTTTTCAACGTGCTGCGCGGGGACATGGGGTTCATCGGTCCGCGTCCGGAACGTCCCGAATTCGTGTCCGAACTGGTGCGCGAAGTGCCTTTCTACGATCAGCGCCACGCCGTGAAGCCCGGGCTTACCGGGTGGGCGCAAGTGTGCTTCCCCTATGGGGCCAGCAAGTCCGATGCGCTCGAAAAGCTGCGCTACGACCTCTATTACATCAAGAACCGTACGCTGATGCTGGATATGGAGATTCTTGCGAGGACATTCTCCGTTGTACTTTTAGGAGCAGGAGCACGATAG
- a CDS encoding XrtA-associated tyrosine autokinase — MSRIEEALARASRERKADDASAGAGVASGFSPAVSAPPGGTLRPAPAARSVTLDPKLIAASGFDNPVSEEYRKVKEKLVSLARQKGMNLFMVTSSVMGEGKTLVSANLAICLAQEYDNTVLYIDADLRAPCGHELFGVDASPGLSDCLMDGVPLHEALVPTGVGRLSFLPAGRQLANPGELFASSMMRDMLLEMKRRYADRYIIVDTAPVLPFAETRVLSRMVDGVLLVARENLATISGLGRTQEAIEGANVLGVIYNDASHPAWPSFPGYGNRYGGNRYGYGNHRSGRSGAE, encoded by the coding sequence ATGAGCAGGATCGAGGAAGCGCTCGCACGAGCGAGCCGAGAGCGGAAGGCCGATGATGCATCAGCGGGGGCGGGCGTCGCTTCCGGCTTCTCTCCCGCCGTGTCCGCGCCGCCAGGGGGCACCCTGCGGCCCGCACCCGCCGCGCGTTCGGTGACGCTTGACCCCAAGCTCATCGCGGCTTCGGGCTTCGATAACCCTGTGAGCGAGGAATACCGCAAGGTCAAGGAGAAGCTCGTATCCCTGGCGCGCCAGAAGGGAATGAACCTGTTCATGGTCACCAGTTCGGTGATGGGCGAGGGGAAGACGCTGGTTTCTGCGAACCTCGCCATCTGCCTCGCCCAAGAATACGACAACACCGTCCTGTACATTGATGCCGACCTGCGTGCCCCGTGCGGGCATGAGCTGTTCGGTGTCGATGCCTCGCCGGGACTGTCGGACTGCCTGATGGATGGAGTTCCCCTGCACGAGGCGCTCGTGCCCACCGGGGTGGGGCGGTTGTCGTTTCTTCCGGCGGGGCGGCAGCTTGCCAACCCCGGGGAGCTGTTCGCCTCTTCGATGATGCGCGACATGCTGCTGGAAATGAAGCGCCGGTATGCAGACCGGTACATCATCGTCGACACCGCGCCGGTGCTGCCGTTTGCCGAGACCCGGGTGCTCAGCCGCATGGTGGATGGCGTGTTGCTGGTGGCGCGGGAAAACCTGGCGACGATCAGCGGGCTAGGCAGGACGCAGGAAGCCATAGAGGGCGCCAACGTGTTGGGGGTCATCTACAACGACGCAAGCCATCCCGCATGGCCGAGCTTTCCCGGTTACGGCAACAGGTACGGCGGCAACCGCTACGGGTATGGCAATCACCGCTCCGGACGGAGCGGGGCCGAGTGA
- a CDS encoding tetratricopeptide repeat protein — MWNNLRWIVCWVVVMLSVSGCGTDKAGDFLSEGRKLMGQGNPAGAVVLFKNALEKDPGDYTLHLELGRAYYALGKIDLAENELQKCYRQQPNDPALNLALGEVYVARNLPDQALVHVQKFEEHAGATAASRELAGLAYGQARRPEEARKALEQAFSLDPKCISARLALGRLFLYRGDLRAASSVLQEALSIGPDDSAALALQGDILLRQGETDKALSLFRRVTQLTPLDENARYMVGVLQLQLGNEAEAAQTAAAMRADFKDSALVFLLEGALAATRKDFSEAATLLQRSVALRPSVEGYYKLGMALYAKGDLEMALSQFNTVLASTPDHDAARRMVCTILLAQRRLDEAMQEARKLLDRNPGDANAHFLMAGVLLAGKDKRGAEKELEAGLAQEPAHIGALLQLSTLKQSEGRTDEALADLRTAVVAAPDNIIARNALYSFHLGRGEMDKAEKVVLEGVNNTPQDAVLYTMLVPLYANAGKEAKALDAVAKAHRADPAFADAYLAGLRVHAGAGRVEQALAESEAYLAVSPDSPGFLVASGALLDLLGRTAEADARFDRALASKDRQVVLVVANRAAATGRTDKARQVLEAALQADSQEDLREALAVLLVRENKPDAALALYSSIEAQRPREALIGRYRLLTHMRRNQEAAETARTLGLREGGSSLPTMLEAYALERMQQREQGIQLLDAAYRQKGSADLLLAMGGMLERGGDLARAEACYKDALKVQPDDVPTLLAMGTLQMRRKAYSKSVPVYEKALRLAPANVVAMNNLAMAYLQQNGRAQMALQLALQAYTHSPENPEVLDTLGTCMMANGRADEASRAYGRAVAAAPENPTLRYHHAEAHFKAGRKGKAAEELRVALQTPDFPEAAQARELLRKAGN, encoded by the coding sequence GTGTGGAACAATCTTCGCTGGATCGTTTGCTGGGTCGTGGTCATGCTGTCCGTTTCGGGTTGCGGAACCGACAAGGCCGGGGACTTCCTGTCCGAAGGGCGCAAGCTGATGGGGCAAGGCAACCCGGCTGGCGCCGTGGTGCTCTTCAAGAATGCGCTGGAAAAGGATCCCGGCGACTACACGCTGCATCTTGAACTGGGCCGCGCCTACTATGCGCTTGGCAAGATTGATCTGGCCGAGAACGAGCTTCAGAAGTGCTACCGGCAGCAGCCAAATGACCCGGCGCTGAATCTCGCCCTGGGCGAAGTGTACGTTGCGCGCAACCTTCCGGACCAGGCGCTTGTTCATGTCCAGAAGTTCGAGGAGCATGCCGGTGCCACCGCTGCCTCGCGCGAGTTGGCTGGGCTTGCCTATGGCCAGGCCAGGCGCCCGGAAGAAGCGCGCAAGGCCCTGGAGCAGGCATTCAGCCTTGATCCCAAGTGCATATCCGCTCGGTTGGCGTTGGGGCGCCTTTTCCTGTACCGGGGCGACCTGCGCGCGGCTTCTTCCGTGCTGCAAGAGGCCCTTTCCATCGGTCCCGATGACTCGGCGGCCCTTGCGCTTCAGGGCGACATCCTGTTGCGGCAGGGAGAGACGGACAAGGCGCTTTCCCTGTTCCGCAGGGTCACCCAGTTGACCCCCCTTGATGAAAACGCCCGGTACATGGTGGGCGTGCTCCAGTTGCAGCTTGGCAACGAGGCCGAGGCCGCGCAGACGGCCGCCGCCATGCGCGCGGACTTCAAGGACAGCGCCCTGGTGTTCCTGTTGGAGGGCGCCCTGGCCGCCACCAGGAAGGACTTCTCCGAAGCCGCCACCCTCCTGCAACGCAGCGTGGCGCTGCGCCCCAGCGTGGAGGGCTACTACAAGCTGGGGATGGCGCTCTATGCCAAGGGCGATCTGGAAATGGCCCTGAGCCAGTTCAACACGGTGCTGGCATCCACCCCGGACCATGACGCGGCCCGGCGGATGGTATGCACCATCCTGCTTGCCCAGCGCCGCCTGGACGAGGCGATGCAGGAGGCCCGGAAGCTTCTCGACAGGAATCCGGGAGACGCCAACGCCCATTTCCTGATGGCCGGGGTGCTTCTGGCCGGAAAGGACAAGCGAGGCGCCGAGAAAGAACTGGAGGCCGGTCTGGCCCAGGAGCCGGCCCACATCGGCGCCCTGTTGCAGCTCAGCACGCTGAAGCAGTCGGAAGGAAGGACGGACGAGGCCCTGGCGGACCTGCGCACCGCCGTGGTCGCGGCCCCGGACAACATCATCGCCCGCAACGCGCTGTATTCCTTCCACTTGGGCCGAGGTGAAATGGACAAGGCGGAGAAGGTCGTCCTCGAAGGGGTGAACAACACCCCGCAGGACGCCGTGCTGTATACGATGCTTGTCCCTCTCTATGCCAATGCGGGCAAGGAGGCCAAGGCGCTTGACGCGGTGGCCAAAGCCCACCGGGCCGATCCGGCATTTGCCGATGCATATCTTGCCGGTCTGCGCGTCCATGCCGGGGCGGGCAGGGTGGAGCAGGCGCTGGCCGAGAGCGAGGCGTATCTTGCCGTTTCGCCCGACTCTCCGGGCTTCCTTGTGGCGTCCGGGGCGCTGCTTGATCTGCTGGGCAGGACGGCCGAGGCGGATGCGCGGTTCGACAGGGCGCTCGCGAGCAAGGACCGCCAGGTTGTGCTTGTGGTCGCCAACCGTGCCGCTGCGACAGGGCGCACCGACAAGGCGAGGCAGGTTCTGGAGGCGGCGTTGCAGGCTGACAGCCAGGAAGACCTGCGCGAGGCGCTCGCCGTGCTGCTGGTGCGGGAGAACAAGCCGGATGCCGCGCTTGCCCTTTACAGCAGCATCGAGGCGCAACGACCGCGCGAAGCCCTGATCGGCCGCTATCGCCTGCTTACCCACATGCGGCGCAACCAGGAGGCCGCCGAGACGGCACGCACGCTTGGCCTGCGGGAAGGCGGTTCGTCGTTGCCGACCATGCTCGAAGCCTATGCGCTTGAACGCATGCAGCAGCGCGAACAGGGAATCCAGCTTCTTGATGCGGCGTATCGCCAGAAGGGAAGCGCGGATCTGCTGCTGGCGATGGGGGGGATGCTGGAGCGAGGCGGGGATCTTGCCCGGGCCGAAGCCTGCTACAAGGACGCCCTGAAGGTCCAGCCCGACGATGTGCCGACCCTGCTGGCCATGGGCACGCTGCAGATGCGCCGCAAGGCATACTCCAAGTCCGTTCCCGTCTACGAAAAGGCTTTGCGCCTGGCTCCGGCCAATGTCGTGGCCATGAACAACCTGGCCATGGCCTATTTGCAACAGAACGGCCGGGCGCAGATGGCCTTGCAGCTGGCCCTTCAGGCGTACACGCATTCTCCCGAGAATCCCGAGGTGCTTGATACCCTTGGCACCTGCATGATGGCCAACGGCAGGGCCGACGAGGCCTCCCGGGCATATGGCCGCGCGGTGGCGGCGGCGCCTGAAAACCCCACGCTGCGCTACCACCATGCGGAGGCGCACTTCAAGGCCGGGCGCAAGGGCAAGGCCGCGGAAGAACTGCGCGTGGCCCTTCAGACCCCCGACTTTCCCGAGGCGGCGCAAGCCAGGGAATTGCTGCGCAAAGCCGGCAACTGA
- a CDS encoding polysaccharide biosynthesis/export family protein: MCASSGYSFEYVVGYGDVINVNVWGEKDLSVKVTVRPDGKVTLPGVGDVDAAGQTPEQLQTKIAAKYAEIVRNPVVTVSVDTSQNNSVVVHGPGVKPGMVPLVGRTTLLQVLTRVAPEATADLDGATLSRGEDVLRTGFRDLYERGVASDDVELKPGDRVFIPFRSKWAVYVVGAVNTPKTIAHHDGMTLLEALLAAEGFTRFADRNRTEVVRAHDGRPEVIVVRAGDLVDKGDLSQNVLLQAGDYVIAKKGMF, translated from the coding sequence GTGTGCGCGTCTTCCGGTTATTCCTTCGAGTACGTAGTCGGATACGGAGACGTGATCAACGTCAATGTGTGGGGTGAAAAGGACCTGTCGGTCAAGGTGACGGTCAGGCCGGACGGCAAGGTGACGCTGCCGGGCGTTGGCGATGTGGACGCCGCCGGGCAAACCCCGGAGCAACTGCAAACGAAGATAGCCGCGAAATATGCTGAAATCGTGCGCAATCCGGTCGTCACCGTAAGTGTGGACACGTCGCAGAACAACAGCGTGGTCGTGCATGGGCCGGGCGTGAAGCCAGGCATGGTTCCCCTTGTGGGGCGGACTACGCTTTTGCAGGTGCTCACCCGTGTGGCTCCCGAAGCCACGGCGGATCTTGATGGCGCAACACTGTCGCGTGGAGAGGACGTGCTGAGGACCGGTTTTCGCGATCTCTACGAGCGGGGCGTTGCCTCGGACGATGTGGAGCTCAAGCCGGGGGACAGGGTGTTCATTCCTTTCCGTTCGAAATGGGCGGTGTACGTCGTCGGCGCCGTGAACACCCCGAAGACCATCGCCCACCACGATGGCATGACGCTGCTGGAGGCACTGCTGGCCGCCGAAGGATTCACGCGGTTTGCCGACCGGAATCGGACGGAGGTCGTGCGCGCTCACGACGGGCGTCCGGAGGTCATCGTCGTGCGCGCGGGCGACCTTGTCGACAAGGGCGACCTTAGCCAGAACGTGCTGCTGCAGGCGGGCGATTACGTGATCGCCAAAAAGGGGATGTTCTAG
- a CDS encoding TIGR03016 family PEP-CTERM system-associated outer membrane protein — protein sequence MWILAASAGRAVADQTVEATFGLGGEYNDNVRETRNGKGDFVSHVKPGLRYLYEAERVTAKFDYKGDYSYYMQGEAPDNYSHTLDARVLLELAEDRFFLDIAENLRPVYRQAARGDLVEGDTTRDQTDQNTFTVSPYFSFKPGERTSLKTGYRFSDIRYAEEAQPGSGSRKWVPGWSSGEASMNRNVRQQHELFGDLEHEASETVTMLAGYDLMRQEAEEQQDFYRHRPYVGASYEYAEKSTVRVKAGPMLTETDAGDRSARLYYSASLSHALDRKTLTLSSERDYTDDPETGRSILRDLNTAGISFQFDRSTLSATLGYAEYESSLQGGGNKFWRPGLNYTYELTDRLKANAGINAELDAGSTTSVTSDRYYANAGLNYELTESSWLALTYRYKMVDSSDDASSFTVNRVMIEWGMTF from the coding sequence ATGTGGATCCTGGCCGCTTCCGCGGGCCGTGCCGTTGCGGACCAGACCGTGGAGGCAACGTTCGGCCTTGGTGGCGAATACAACGATAACGTCAGGGAAACCCGCAACGGTAAAGGCGATTTCGTTTCGCACGTCAAGCCTGGCCTCCGATACCTGTACGAGGCCGAGCGGGTGACGGCGAAGTTCGATTACAAGGGCGACTACTCCTACTACATGCAGGGCGAGGCCCCGGACAACTACAGCCACACGCTGGATGCACGGGTTCTGCTGGAACTGGCCGAGGACAGGTTCTTTCTGGACATCGCCGAGAACCTGCGTCCGGTCTACCGGCAGGCGGCCCGCGGCGACCTGGTCGAGGGCGATACCACCCGAGACCAGACGGACCAGAACACGTTCACGGTCTCACCGTATTTCTCCTTCAAGCCGGGTGAACGCACCAGCCTGAAGACCGGCTACCGCTTTTCGGACATCCGTTACGCCGAAGAAGCGCAGCCTGGAAGCGGCTCGCGCAAGTGGGTTCCGGGGTGGAGCAGCGGGGAAGCGTCCATGAACAGGAACGTGCGGCAGCAGCACGAACTGTTCGGAGACCTGGAGCATGAAGCGAGCGAAACGGTCACGATGCTCGCCGGCTATGACCTGATGCGCCAGGAAGCGGAAGAGCAACAGGACTTCTACCGGCACCGCCCCTATGTGGGCGCCAGCTACGAGTATGCGGAAAAGAGCACGGTGCGCGTCAAGGCGGGGCCCATGCTTACGGAAACCGACGCCGGGGACCGGTCCGCCCGGCTGTATTATTCCGCCTCCCTGTCGCATGCCCTGGACCGGAAAACGCTGACCTTGTCCAGCGAGCGCGACTATACCGACGACCCCGAAACAGGCCGCAGCATCCTGCGCGACCTGAACACGGCGGGCATATCCTTCCAGTTCGACCGTTCCACGCTAAGCGCCACGCTGGGGTACGCCGAATATGAAAGCTCGTTGCAGGGTGGTGGCAACAAGTTCTGGAGGCCGGGGCTCAACTACACGTACGAACTCACCGATCGCCTGAAGGCCAACGCAGGCATCAACGCGGAACTGGATGCCGGTTCAACGACCAGCGTGACGTCCGACAGATATTACGCAAATGCAGGGCTCAATTACGAGTTGACGGAGTCGTCGTGGCTTGCACTGACCTACAGATACAAGATGGTTGACTCCAGTGATGACGCATCGTCGTTTACGGTGAACAGAGTCATGATTGAATGGGGAATGACGTTTTGA
- a CDS encoding XrtA system polysaccharide chain length determinant gives MKRYLVLVNESVVSFCAVAVLVAVLGVVVSYVLPKRYQAQSSVSIEENVVNELVKGIAVTPSLEAKLRILKVSILSRKMLLRVIKDLDMDLGVQGERLERLIETTRSNVEITHEERKGLFYIRYANSSPEKARDFVNALTRRYIEESTSSKREESYEATRFLSDQIAVFQKRIDSAQQAIDAYKSEKGMILSLNENILREEIKETEHRLEETRIRKNERLAQLNIIEKGSGGGRLAEKEASYKTLLRTYTDQHPDVIKARAELDALRSGGDGADRRKGSVDYQRLKVELESLSEIEQVQQALIEKDKRLLQELPAVQTELQALQQARKNETLIYEQLVSRYGQSEVSKQMELQDKAVSFRIIDPAILPLRPSSPNRPLIMLGSLVAGVVVAAGGIILSDQFFRRVRSMEDLTSRGFLVLGALPRIATAADARVARRRRTAIALALLAMLCIVGLAGWEYSGFEGLDTLFARARYILSTWL, from the coding sequence ATGAAGCGTTACCTCGTGCTGGTGAACGAGAGCGTCGTGTCGTTCTGCGCGGTGGCGGTGCTCGTGGCGGTGCTTGGAGTGGTGGTGAGCTATGTGCTCCCCAAGCGTTATCAGGCCCAGTCGTCCGTTTCCATTGAGGAAAACGTGGTCAACGAGCTGGTAAAGGGAATTGCCGTCACACCCTCGCTGGAGGCAAAGCTGCGGATTCTCAAGGTTTCCATACTCAGCCGCAAGATGTTGTTGCGGGTGATCAAGGACTTGGACATGGATCTGGGCGTGCAGGGCGAGCGGCTTGAGCGCTTGATAGAAACAACACGATCGAATGTTGAAATTACGCATGAGGAAAGAAAGGGCCTTTTCTACATCAGATACGCGAACTCTTCTCCGGAAAAGGCACGCGATTTCGTCAATGCATTGACGCGCAGATACATCGAGGAAAGCACGTCATCGAAGCGTGAGGAATCATACGAAGCGACGAGATTTCTTTCGGATCAGATAGCAGTGTTCCAGAAGCGTATTGATTCCGCACAGCAGGCAATCGATGCGTACAAGTCGGAGAAGGGCATGATTCTCAGTCTGAATGAGAACATACTTCGCGAGGAAATCAAGGAAACGGAACATCGTCTGGAGGAGACGCGCATTCGCAAGAACGAACGCCTTGCCCAGCTCAACATCATTGAAAAGGGAAGCGGTGGGGGACGGCTTGCGGAAAAGGAGGCGTCCTACAAGACGTTGCTGCGAACCTATACCGATCAGCATCCGGACGTGATCAAGGCCCGGGCGGAGCTTGACGCTTTGCGCTCTGGCGGGGACGGGGCGGATCGCCGCAAGGGTAGCGTGGATTATCAGCGCCTCAAGGTGGAGCTGGAGTCGTTGAGCGAGATAGAGCAGGTCCAGCAGGCGCTCATAGAGAAGGACAAGCGGCTGCTGCAAGAGCTTCCCGCCGTGCAGACGGAGTTGCAGGCCCTGCAGCAGGCGCGCAAGAACGAGACGTTGATCTACGAGCAGCTCGTGTCGCGCTACGGGCAGTCCGAGGTCTCGAAACAGATGGAATTGCAGGACAAGGCCGTGAGTTTTCGCATCATCGACCCCGCGATCCTTCCCTTGCGGCCCAGCAGCCCCAACAGGCCGCTGATCATGCTGGGTTCGCTGGTGGCGGGCGTGGTCGTGGCTGCGGGCGGGATCATTCTGTCCGACCAGTTTTTCCGCAGGGTGCGCTCGATGGAAGACCTGACATCCAGGGGGTTTCTGGTGCTTGGCGCGTTGCCCCGCATAGCCACCGCCGCGGACGCGCGCGTGGCGAGACGCAGGCGGACCGCCATCGCCCTGGCCCTGTTGGCGATGCTGTGCATCGTGGGGCTTGCCGGGTGGGAATACAGCGGTTTCGAGGGGCTGGACACGCTGTTTGCCAGGGCTCGCTACATCCTTTCCACATGGTTGTGA
- a CDS encoding XrtA system polysaccharide deacetylase, translating to MRNALTVDVEDYFHVSAFEKAVDPGQWDSLPQRALRNTNHVLDLLDKWGLRATFFTLGWVAKRHPELVRRMASAGHEVACHGYSHRRITTMNPKMFRDDIHRSRLLLQDLSGQPVNGYRAPSYTITQDTIWALDVLIEEGFTYDSSIFPINHDIYGMPGSQRFPHAITRDSGVIKEFPPTTYQVEMLGRRVNLPVAGGGYLRLLPASWVSGAFRRLNALGKPCVLYFHPWEIDPAQPRIRAALRSRFRHYLNLATTESKLRHLFSTLRFSTMSSVLFGTVANV from the coding sequence ATGCGGAACGCCCTTACCGTCGATGTGGAAGACTATTTCCACGTGAGCGCATTTGAAAAGGCCGTCGATCCAGGACAGTGGGATTCGCTGCCCCAACGTGCGTTGCGCAATACCAACCACGTTCTCGACCTGCTGGACAAGTGGGGGTTGCGCGCGACCTTCTTCACCCTGGGCTGGGTGGCCAAGCGTCACCCCGAGCTGGTGCGGCGCATGGCGTCGGCGGGGCACGAGGTGGCGTGCCACGGATACTCGCACCGCCGCATCACGACCATGAACCCCAAGATGTTCCGCGATGACATCCATCGTTCGCGCCTGCTGTTGCAGGACCTTTCCGGGCAGCCCGTGAACGGTTACCGGGCGCCCAGCTACACCATCACGCAGGACACCATCTGGGCTCTCGATGTGCTTATCGAAGAGGGCTTCACCTACGATTCAAGCATATTTCCCATCAATCACGATATCTACGGCATGCCCGGAAGCCAGCGTTTTCCGCATGCCATCACCCGGGACAGCGGCGTTATCAAGGAGTTTCCCCCCACGACCTATCAGGTGGAAATGCTCGGTCGCCGCGTGAACCTGCCGGTGGCCGGCGGCGGCTACCTGCGGCTGTTGCCGGCGTCCTGGGTAAGTGGAGCCTTCAGGCGGCTGAATGCCTTGGGCAAGCCTTGCGTCCTGTATTTCCACCCGTGGGAGATCGATCCTGCGCAGCCGCGCATCCGGGCGGCCCTGCGGTCCCGGTTCCGCCATTACCTGAATCTTGCCACCACAGAATCGAAGCTGCGCCATCTCTTTTCCACGCTGCGGTTTTCCACCATGAGTTCCGTGCTGTTCGGGACGGTGGCCAATGTCTGA